The Manihot esculenta cultivar AM560-2 chromosome 1, M.esculenta_v8, whole genome shotgun sequence genome has a window encoding:
- the LOC110624571 gene encoding triosephosphate isomerase, cytosolic produces the protein MARKFFIGGNWKCNGTTEEVKKIVTTLNEAEVPPEDVVEVVVSPPFIFLPLVKGLLRPDFQVAAQNCWVRKGGAFTGEVSAEMLVNLSVPWVILGHSERRSLLNESNEFVGDKVAYALSQGLKVIACIGETLEQRESGSTMAVVAAQTKAIAEKVTNWTNVVLAYEPVWAIGTGKVATPAQAQEVHLELRKWLHDNVSADVAASTRIIYGGSVNGGNCKELAAKPDVDGFLVGGASLKPEFIDIIKSATVKKE, from the exons ATGGCCAGAAAATTCTTTATCGGCGGCAACTGGAAATGC AATGGAACGACTGAGGAGGTGAAGAAAATTGTCACCACTTTGAACGAAGCTGAGGTCCCTCCTGAGGATGTTGTGG AGGTGGTTGTGAGCCCTCCCTTTATTTTTCTTCCACTGGTAAAAGGTTTACTGAGACCTGACTTCCAGGTTGCTGCACAAAACTGTTGGGTCCGTAAAGGTGGTGCTTTTACTGGAGAAGTTAG TGCTGAGATGCTAGTGAATTTATCCGTTCCGTGGGTCATTCTTGGACATTCTGAACGAAGATCTCTCTTAAATGAGTCAAATGAG TTTGTTGGGGATAAAGTTGCATATGCACTTTCTCAAGGTTTAAAAGTGATTGCTTGCATTGGTGAGACACTTGAGCAGAGAGAATCAGGATCTACAATGGCTGTTGTTGCCGCACAAACAAAAGCAATTGCAG AAAAAGTAACCAATTGGACTAATGTTGTTTTGGCTTATGAGCCAGTTTGGGCCATTGGCACAGGAAAGGTTGCAACACCTGCTCAGGCACAAGAG GTCCATTTGGAACTGAGGAAGTGGCTTCACGACAATGTTAGTGCTGATGTTGCAGCATCAACAAGAATTATCTATGGAG GTTCCGTTAATGGTGGAAACTGCAAAGAGTTGGCTGCAAAACCAGACGTTGATGGATTTTTGGTTGGTGGAGCTTCTTTGAAG CCGGAATTCATTGACATAATCAAGTCTGCCACTGTCAAGAAAGAGTGA